One Polyangiaceae bacterium DNA window includes the following coding sequences:
- the smpB gene encoding SsrA-binding protein SmpB — translation MGEKQASDEKLIVKNRRASYEYELGQKYEAGIVLIGSEVKMLRDGKADISDAWCAITNGEAFIHGMLVAEMPGAAFGHIGKRGRKLLLNRKEIEEIRRAVEREGMTVAATRLYFKQGRVKVEIALARGKKHADKRETVKRREAELEAKAAMQRGRKGDR, via the coding sequence GTGGGCGAGAAACAAGCGAGCGACGAAAAGCTCATCGTGAAAAACCGGCGGGCGAGCTACGAGTACGAGCTCGGTCAGAAGTACGAAGCCGGGATCGTGCTCATTGGTAGCGAAGTCAAAATGCTTCGCGACGGAAAAGCCGACATTTCCGACGCGTGGTGCGCCATCACGAACGGCGAAGCGTTCATTCACGGGATGCTCGTGGCCGAGATGCCCGGCGCGGCGTTCGGGCACATCGGCAAACGTGGTCGCAAGCTGCTTTTGAATCGCAAAGAGATAGAGGAAATCCGTCGAGCCGTAGAACGCGAGGGGATGACGGTCGCGGCGACGAGGCTTTATTTCAAGCAGGGCCGCGTGAAGGTGGAAATCGCCTTGGCACGGGGCAAGAAGCACGCGGACAAACGCGAGACGGTCAAGCGGCGGGAAGCCGAGCTCGAAGCAAAGGCGGCGATGCAACGCGGTCGCAAGGGGGACCGATGA